The bacterium DNA segment TCTTCAGATGCTCTTTCCATGGTTTTAACAAGGATATGGGAAGGAGAAATGGAATAAGAATCATTATGCAATTTTGGAAAAGAAAGTTTATAATTGGAAACAATCCAGTCATCCCCACAGTTTTTAATAACATCTTCAAATTCACTTTTTATCCCATCAAGTGTCTTATTCGGTAAAAATCCAATTCCACCTTCAATTTCAACTTTTCCACAGACCATACTTGGCCATCCATCACTTTTAATCACTCCAAAATTCAATTGAACCGGCTGTTTAAATCTTTCAAATAGAGGGACATTTTTACTTTCCTCAATCAATTTTTTTTCAAAATCTTTAAGTTTCGGATAAAGATAACAGAACTTTTCAATTGCATTAACACCTTCCCATATTTTACCCATATGGACACTCTTCCCAAACAATTCAAGTTTAAACCATACAGCACCTCTATTTGCAGGAGTAATTTTAAGTTCTGTCGGCTCAAGGACAATAACGCCATCCCCTTTATATCCCTGCCTTATTAAAGACAAAGTCCCATTCCCACCAATTTCCTCTTCAACAACAATTTCAATTATAAGTTTCCCTGAAATTTCTATATTCATTTTTTTAAGTGTAAGTAAGGTTAAATAAATTGTTGCAATCTGACCTTTCGCATCACAAGCACCCCTTCCGTAAATATAACCCTCCTTCTCTTCTGGAATAAAAGCATTCTTCCAGTTGGTTGCAGGTACTATATCTGAATGAGTATTTAAAATTAGAGTATATCCTTCACCTTTTCCTATTTCAAGAATAAGATTTTTTCTTTTTGAGTAATCACATGGCTTGTCACTGCATGTGTATTCAGGGTCTTTTTTTATATTTTCATCTATTTTAACAAGAGAGCTTTTACCGAATTTTTTAAATTTTTCATAAATAAAATTTTGGATTTTTTCTTCACCTATACCTGAAATACTCTCAAATCTTATCAAGTCATTTAAAAATTCTTTTGCCTCATTTAAACTTTCTTCAATTATTTTTTTAATTTCAACCACCAAAAACCTCCATTATTGCATCTTCAATAACTTCACATCCTTCTAAAACCGCTTTTTCATTTATAATAAGAGGTGGATTTACTTTTATAGTCGCACCCTTAAAACCAACTGGAGCAAAAAATAACAAACCTTTTTCAAAACATTTTTCAACGATTTTAAATGCAATATCAGGTTCTGGTTCTTCGGTTTTTGCCTTTACTATATGTAATCCCCATACAAGCCCTTTTCCACAGATAAAACCAACGCAATCATATTTTTTCAATTTTAAAAGTTCTCTTTCAAAAATTTTCCCCATTTTTTCGGCATTCTCCCACAATTTATATTTTTCTATATATTTAATACTTCCAAAAGCAGCAGCACAGCACAAAGGATTTCCTGTATGGGTACTTGTCATTGTCCCCGGTTCATACTGGTCCATAATTTCTTTTTTTCCAACAACCGCAGATATTGGAAGAGAACTTGAAATCCCCTTTCCAAGAATAAACATATCAGGAATTACACCATAATGCTGAAATCCCCAGAAAGTCCCTGTCCTTCCAAAACCTGCCTGTATTTCATCAAATATTAAAAGAACTTCATTTTTATCACACCATTCCCTTAAATTTTTAGCATATTCAACAGGCATAAAAGATGCATTTCCACCCTGATATGTTTCACTTATAACAGCACAAACATCTTTTTCTTCCACTCCTTTTTCCTTTAATGTCCTTAAAAATAAATCAAAACTTTTATCCTTACATCTCGGGTCTCCTGGAAAAGGAACCTGTATAATATCATGGTCAGGATTAACAATCCATTCTTTTAGATTTGGTATTCCTCCTATCATCTGAGCTCCGAGTGTTCTTCCATGAAAAGCACCTTCAAAGGAGATTATAACTTTTTTATTTTTCTTTTTTCCATAAGTTCTTGAAAGTTTTATCGCACATTCAACACTTTCAGCACCTGTTGTAAGAAGAAAAACCTTTTTTAAAGGTTCGGGAGAAAGAGAAGCAATTTTTTCAACAAGTTCTGCTCTTATTTCAGAAGGAAAACAGTAATTATGTAAAAGTGGTTTTTCAATCTGTTTTTTTATCTCATCAAGAACAAAATCATTCCCATGACCTGCATTTGCAACAAGAACGCCAGAAGAAAAATCCAGCCACATATTTCCATACTTATCAAACACATTTATACCCTTTGCCCTATCCCATACTATTGGTGGTTGACCTGACATTGAACGGGGTTCATACTTTCTCAATTTTTCAAGAACAGGTATTGATTCAGGAACAGGTATATCTGTAACAATTCTCCTGAATTCTGTTTCAATTTTTTTTACCTTTTTAGGAATTAATTCAAATTCTTTTCCCACTTTTACCTCCTCTTTTCATTTTATTAAAAAAATCAAGTATATAATACTACTTTTTATTTTAAGATTCAAAACAGAGTAAAAATTCTGACAAAAAATTAATGCTTATTATATACTTTCTCAACAAAATCTATTATTTTTTCTATTTTTGCAAGCCGACCCTTTCCAGTTTTTCCACTTGCAAGTTCACCCTCTTCCGGTTCTACAAAATAATATCCATGCTTTTTCAATTTTTTAACATTTTCCTGTACTATTGAATTCAACCACATATTTTCATTCATTGCAGGAGCAAAAATAACAGGTCCACTAAAAGCAAAAATTGTAGCAGTTAAAAGGTCATCACATATTCCTGAAGATACTTTTCCAATTATATTTGCAGTAGCGGGACATACTAGAATTATTGAAGCAAAATCAGCAAGGGCAATATGGTCTTCCTCATAAGTCTTTTTTTCAAACATATCAGAATAAACAGGATTTCTTGATAGTGTCTCAAAAGTCAAAGGACTAACAAATTTTTTTGCATTTTCAGTCATTACTACTTTAACAGACCAGTTATTTTTTATTAAATTTCTCACAACCTCACAACTTTTATATATCGCGATAGAACCCGTCACTCCAACAACTATATTTTTTCTTTTCAATTTTTCAGCCATAAAGATATTATACAACCATTTGCAAAAAATTAAAAATTGTATTAAAATTATTTGGTTTTTTTATTTAAAAAAGAAAAACTATGGAAGAATACAGATTAAAATTAAAAGGAGAAATTATAGAAGATTATAAAATAGAAGAAATGATATGGCACGGAGGAACATCAAATATTTATAAAGGAGTATCTCTGAATTCAAATTTTCACAAAATCGTTGCAATTAAAGTCCTCCATCCTCACAGAAATTTCTCACATCAAATAAAATCCTTTGAAAAGGAATTCAAAATTTTAAAAAAACTCTCACATCCAAATATTTTAAAAGTTTACAAATTTGGTAAAATTGATAAACTATATTATATAATTATGGAATACATTGATGGAATGAGTTTAAAAATCATGTTAAATGAAAAAGCAGAAGTTTCCCCTAACACACTTTTAAAAATATTAATAAAAGTCGGAGAAACGATTGAATATATACACTCAAAAAAGATTGTTCACAATGATATAAAACCAGAAAATATTCTTATCAGTAAAAACTTCCTTGATTTAAAACTTATTGATTTTGGTTATGCAGAAAAACTATCATTTTTCAGAAAAAGAGTTAACTATACAGGAGGGACTGAAAAATATATTGCTCCTGAAAGAAAAAATGGTATTATTGATTTTAAAAGCGATATTTATTCTTATGGAGTAATGCTGGAAGAAATTTTATCCGGTTATGATTTAATTGAAGAAATTTATCCGGTTATACTCTCAGCAAAATCTGAAAATCCTGAAAAAAGACCTCATTTAAAAGACATAATAAAAAAATTAAAGGCAATTTATGAAAATTGGAATAATCAGTGATATACATTCAAACCTTGAAGCATTTCAATCCACCATTAACTTTTATGAAAAAAATAAAGTTGATAAAATTATTATCTGTGGAGATATTATTGGATATGGTCCTGACCCGAATGAATGTATAGATTTAGCAGAAAAAAATGCAGAAGTTATATTAAAAGGAAATCATGAAGAAGGAATTATAAAAAATGATTTTTCAAAATTTAAAAAATTTGCAAAAATTACACTTGAATGGACAATTAAAGAAATTAAAGAAAAAATAGAAAAAATTTTAAAGTGGAAAGAAAAAGAAGAATTTGGTGATTTACTTTTTTTTCATGCTTCTATAACTGATAATTACTACAAATATCTTTTTAAAATAACAGATACAGAAGAAGAATTTGAAAAACTTAATAGAAAAATATGTTTCATAGGACATACTCATATTCCAGTAGTTTTCAGAAAAGATATGAATACAGGGAAAATTGAAAAAATTTTAACTGATTTTTCTGGAAGGATTGAACTTGATATAGAAGAAAATTTTAAATACATAATAAATACAGGAAGTGTTGGTTTTCCAAGAGATGGTTTCCCATTTGCTTGTGTTTCTGTTTATGATACTGATAGAAAAAATTTTAAACTTTACAGAATTGAATATGAAATTGAAAAAACTATTAAAAAAATATTGGAAAAAGGATTGCCCTCAAAAATCTGTAATTATTTAAAAGGTTTCTGATTTAGGATTCAATTCTTTTATTTTTGATGAAATATCTTCCCTTTGGATTGTAGTTTCAGAAGAAATAATATTTATCCAGCCATTTTCTTCTTTCTCTTTTAATATCTTTTCAACAGGTTTTCCTGTAATTTGATTTATTGCCCAGGCAAGTGATATATCAAAAAATGAAAAGTTTTTTCTTAAATTTTTAAATTCTTCTTCCTTTATTTTTCCTGTCTTACAAATTTTCTCCATTATTTTTTCTGCATAATAAGGAGAAGTTGCTCTTTTTTCTATTTCAATTGCTTCACTGAATATAGGAATTAAATCTTCTTTTTCTTCTTTCATCGCATTTTCAAGTATCTGAATTGAATTTTTTATTTCTTCATAAGTGGCTTTTTTAATTTCTGAAAATCCAGTAAGAACTGAAAATGCAAAAACAACTAAAATTAACTTTTTCATAAAACCCTCCTTTTTTTCAATCCTTTTTACCCTATTATTATTTTACCTCAATTTTAAATTTTTCACTTTTAATTTTATAAATTTTATTATAAGGAGGACGACTGTATTTTGAACTTATATAATATGAATTAAGTGCTTTTTCTTTTTCTCCAAATGCTTCCCACATAATTCCTTCTTCAAAATAAATCTTCCAGTCAGTCGGGTTATTCTTCTGTCCTTTTCTGTATGTTTCTATTGCTTGATTCAATTTCTCTTCATAAGGAATACCTCTATTATAACAATTTTTTGCTTCTGACCACTGTAACCATGCTTTTAAAATATAACATTCAGGATTTTTTGGCTGCATATAAGAAATGAATGATAAATATTCAATTGCTCTATTATAATCTCCACAATGAAATGCCTGGTCAACTTTAAGCCAGATAAATGGAACTGAAAAATGAAATATAAAAATACAGAAAAATGGAAGTGCTACAAAAATAAAAGTTATAAAAATTTTTCTTTTTCTCATATCCTTTGCGCTTGCCGGGAATTGAACCCGGATTCTCTGGCTCCGGAGGCCAGCGCTTTATCCACTTAAGCCACAAGCGCCATATTAAAATTTTAAACCATGCATATAAATTTTCAAGTTTAAAAGTCAAAAATATATTAATTACCTTTTGGACACCTACGAGGTGGCTGGTGGGAATTGTTGAAGGACTTACTTTTTGACAGGGCCTTTTACTTCATCTTTTATAAAGGCAATTCTTCTACATCTCGGACAAACTACTTTTAAAACATCCTGTCTATTTATAGGAGGTACAAATTTTTCTTCATATTCAGTTGGTATTTTTAACTTTTTAATCAACTCTGTTATTATGACTGGCTGGCTGAATGCAAGATTACCAAGTTTACTGTAAATATGCCTTATATGTTTTTCAGTTCCTATAATTTCTCCACAGGTGACACAGATGACTAAATCATGCTCAATTTTATTCTGAACCTCATTTACATCTTTTAAATATGAAACATCAAATTGATTTGTAAGTTTTATACCTTCCTTTGTTATACAATTTCTCTCACATTCTCCACAGAAAATACATCTATCAGGATTATGAATTAAAATTCTTTTTTTATTTTCAATATCATCTATCATATCAATTGCTTTTGAAGGACATACTTGATAGCAACCTCCACATCCAACACATTTTTCCTCATTATATTTTGGTTTTCCCCTAAATCTTGGAAATGGTTTATGCTCTTTGTATGGAAATTCTGTTGTATATGGCTTTGAAATTAAACTTGTTATTGCCTCTTTTAATTCCCTTATTTTTGGTTTTTTCATTCCTTTTCCTCCATTTTATTCACAACACTTTTCTCCCATAATTTTATTCCTGCCTTTATACTAGCATTTGATAAAGCATGAGCAGCAGTTGGTCCAGTTATTAAAATAAAGATAGCACACAAAAATCCTTTTAAAGAAATATCTAAAGGACCACTTACAATAACACCAAGTAAAATCATACATGTTCCAAGAGTTACACATTTTGTTGATGCTTGTAATCTATTATAAATATCAGGAAAACGAACAAGTCCTATGCAACCAAAAAGATTAAATAACCCTCCTATAAACATAAAAATTAAACTTATAATTTCTCTCATTTTTTACCTCACTCATCAAATCCTTTACCACTTAAAAATTTACTTACAGCAAGTGTTCCTATAAAACTCAATAAAGCCCATGATAAAGCAATATTCATATAAAAATCAATCTTTGTCATAAATGAAACTATTGCGCAGAAGTTTACAACAATTATACCAAGAATATCAATTCCAACAACCCTATCAGCAGGAGTTGGACCCCTTGAGATTCTATAAAGACACATAAAACAACAGAATAAAAGCAAAGTAATCAAAAGAGTAATCATTCAAATATCCTTTCTATTATTTTTTCAAATTTTCTTACAATAATTTCAGTTGCCTTTTCAATATCATCTGTTTTTACATTTATCCAGTGAATATATAAAAAACCATCAGGGTCAATTTCAACACTCATCGTTCCTGGTGTTAAAGTTATTGAATTTGCAAGAAGTGTTAAAGCACTTTTATTTTTCAATCTTGTTTTTACTTTAACAATTCCTGGTCTTATTGGTAAATTTGGATGTAGAACCCTATAAGCAACATCAAAATTTGCAACAATACACCAGAATATTAAAACAGGAATATAACCAATTGCCCATAAATACCTTTTTATATCAAAGAACTTATGTGGACTTTCAGTAAATCCCTCTCCAAAAATCATACCAACCAAAATAGAGATTAAAATTCCTGCTAAAATAACCTGCCAATCAATCCCATATTTAAAAGGCCATGTTAAAAATATCCATGCAATAAAAAGTAAAATTCCTAATATACCCTTTTTCATATTATACTCCCAGTACTTTACTTATATATTGTAAAACACCTCCATCAAAGACATCAATAACAGGACCAAAAATTCCATCTGTCATTCCTATTAAAAGAAGTCCTGTAAAAATACATAAAATTGAAAGAATTATCAAAGGAACAATCATGGTATCAGGAACCTCTTTTATTTTTTCAAGTTTACTTTTGTCAAATTTTTCTCC contains these protein-coding regions:
- a CDS encoding ArgE/DapE family deacylase is translated as MVEIKKIIEESLNEAKEFLNDLIRFESISGIGEEKIQNFIYEKFKKFGKSSLVKIDENIKKDPEYTCSDKPCDYSKRKNLILEIGKGEGYTLILNTHSDIVPATNWKNAFIPEEKEGYIYGRGACDAKGQIATIYLTLLTLKKMNIEISGKLIIEIVVEEEIGGNGTLSLIRQGYKGDGVIVLEPTELKITPANRGAVWFKLELFGKSVHMGKIWEGVNAIEKFCYLYPKLKDFEKKLIEESKNVPLFERFKQPVQLNFGVIKSDGWPSMVCGKVEIEGGIGFLPNKTLDGIKSEFEDVIKNCGDDWIVSNYKLSFPKLHNDSYSISPSHILVKTMERASEETGIVPVVEGFIASCDARLFNRVGKMPVVVFGPGKLDDAHSDHEKIKIDDIKKASEILIRTVLRIMEVEK
- a CDS encoding aspartate aminotransferase family protein encodes the protein MGKEFELIPKKVKKIETEFRRIVTDIPVPESIPVLEKLRKYEPRSMSGQPPIVWDRAKGINVFDKYGNMWLDFSSGVLVANAGHGNDFVLDEIKKQIEKPLLHNYCFPSEIRAELVEKIASLSPEPLKKVFLLTTGAESVECAIKLSRTYGKKKNKKVIISFEGAFHGRTLGAQMIGGIPNLKEWIVNPDHDIIQVPFPGDPRCKDKSFDLFLRTLKEKGVEEKDVCAVISETYQGGNASFMPVEYAKNLREWCDKNEVLLIFDEIQAGFGRTGTFWGFQHYGVIPDMFILGKGISSSLPISAVVGKKEIMDQYEPGTMTSTHTGNPLCCAAAFGSIKYIEKYKLWENAEKMGKIFERELLKLKKYDCVGFICGKGLVWGLHIVKAKTEEPEPDIAFKIVEKCFEKGLLFFAPVGFKGATIKVNPPLIINEKAVLEGCEVIEDAIMEVFGG
- a CDS encoding flavoprotein is translated as MAEKLKRKNIVVGVTGSIAIYKSCEVVRNLIKNNWSVKVVMTENAKKFVSPLTFETLSRNPVYSDMFEKKTYEEDHIALADFASIILVCPATANIIGKVSSGICDDLLTATIFAFSGPVIFAPAMNENMWLNSIVQENVKKLKKHGYYFVEPEEGELASGKTGKGRLAKIEKIIDFVEKVYNKH
- a CDS encoding serine/threonine-protein kinase, yielding MEEYRLKLKGEIIEDYKIEEMIWHGGTSNIYKGVSLNSNFHKIVAIKVLHPHRNFSHQIKSFEKEFKILKKLSHPNILKVYKFGKIDKLYYIIMEYIDGMSLKIMLNEKAEVSPNTLLKILIKVGETIEYIHSKKIVHNDIKPENILISKNFLDLKLIDFGYAEKLSFFRKRVNYTGGTEKYIAPERKNGIIDFKSDIYSYGVMLEEILSGYDLIEEIYPVILSAKSENPEKRPHLKDIIKKLKAIYENWNNQ
- a CDS encoding metallophosphoesterase family protein, translating into MKIGIISDIHSNLEAFQSTINFYEKNKVDKIIICGDIIGYGPDPNECIDLAEKNAEVILKGNHEEGIIKNDFSKFKKFAKITLEWTIKEIKEKIEKILKWKEKEEFGDLLFFHASITDNYYKYLFKITDTEEEFEKLNRKICFIGHTHIPVVFRKDMNTGKIEKILTDFSGRIELDIEENFKYIINTGSVGFPRDGFPFACVSVYDTDRKNFKLYRIEYEIEKTIKKILEKGLPSKICNYLKGF
- a CDS encoding 4Fe-4S binding protein — encoded protein: MKKPKIRELKEAITSLISKPYTTEFPYKEHKPFPRFRGKPKYNEEKCVGCGGCYQVCPSKAIDMIDDIENKKRILIHNPDRCIFCGECERNCITKEGIKLTNQFDVSYLKDVNEVQNKIEHDLVICVTCGEIIGTEKHIRHIYSKLGNLAFSQPVIITELIKKLKIPTEYEEKFVPPINRQDVLKVVCPRCRRIAFIKDEVKGPVKK
- the mnhG gene encoding monovalent cation/H(+) antiporter subunit G, with the translated sequence MREIISLIFMFIGGLFNLFGCIGLVRFPDIYNRLQASTKCVTLGTCMILLGVIVSGPLDISLKGFLCAIFILITGPTAAHALSNASIKAGIKLWEKSVVNKMEEKE
- a CDS encoding cation:proton antiporter; the protein is MITLLITLLLFCCFMCLYRISRGPTPADRVVGIDILGIIVVNFCAIVSFMTKIDFYMNIALSWALLSFIGTLAVSKFLSGKGFDE
- a CDS encoding Na+/H+ antiporter subunit E, translated to MKKGILGILLFIAWIFLTWPFKYGIDWQVILAGILISILVGMIFGEGFTESPHKFFDIKRYLWAIGYIPVLIFWCIVANFDVAYRVLHPNLPIRPGIVKVKTRLKNKSALTLLANSITLTPGTMSVEIDPDGFLYIHWINVKTDDIEKATEIIVRKFEKIIERIFE